The genomic interval GATCCCAACCCAAAATTTCACATCCTCCAAATCGTAacgaagaaaagagaaaaatctgCACATCTACAACGAATGCAACGCGTCCAGGGCTGCTTTCAGGTTCGAATCCCTTCTCAAGAATCGCAAACGAAAACATCTTTATCCTGTTTCATATGGTGAGGTTTTCTTGGATGGGCAGGAACGTGCCGCAGATGTTGCCGCCGAGGTCCGGGAACGCGGCGCATCCCGGCAGGGGCTTCACCTTGCCGTCGCGGGCGACGCTGACGGGGTACTTGACAAGGTGCCCTCTCATCTCGCTCACCTCGCTGGAGGCGAACTGCCTCCAGTTCTGCTCCCCGATGTGCCGAACCTGCCTCGTGCACTCCAGGCTCTCTGGGCAACTGAAGCTTTCCTCCACCGCTCCAATGTGCTCTGCCCACAGTGACATCCTGTACCCGTAGATCTTCGAGCTCACCAAAACCAATCCATCAGCGCAACTGTGAAATCTGTGGAATTTTGGGTGATCAAGGGATCATTTACCTGTCCACGAGGAGCAGAAAGCATGTTTGCCCATGTGTACTGGGGCTGGTACGCTCCCACGGCGATCTCGGTGTCTCTGGTTCCTTCCATGGATCTCTGGTTAATGTTAGCCGATCCAATTATCACGTATTCATCATCCACGATCATCCCTTTCGAGTGCACATACACCATGAACCTCCGGTTCTTCTTAGCTTGATCCTGAATGTACAGGTCGCAGCAAGACaaatctgaactctgaatgtACGGATGGCATACAATTTGAGTATGCTGCGAGAGAAGCAGAAGTACTGCAGTCTCACCTGGGGATTGTTGGCTGAACTTGATCCACTGCAAGTGCTAGGACTGCCGCCTGCTTCACGATTGCCAAGACAGAAGAAGTTCAGGTAATCCTGTGGCTCATATGTGTTATCCAGCCCTACTTCTTTCAATGCCTTGTGAATTACCTCATACATCATTTGCATTGTTTTTTTCTACAATGACAACAACAACGACAACAAATAAGTTACATTGCTATACTGAGAGAAGTTAGCTCTGTAGAATGTAGTAGCAGATAGTACACAGTTGAGCAGACTAGAAGACAATGCTAGAGAGACGCTCTAACCTGCCAGTAAAGTATTCTCTGTGTAGGAGCACCAGTAGGATTACCTTCAGGCCACATTGGAATTACTATGTACGCTGAAAACCTCTCATTGGCATAAATCTTGTTGGcaattttgagagctatttcAATCGGTATTAAGTTATTAGCACCTGCAGCAGAACAAATTTTAAGTCCTGAAATTAGGGGCAACCATAAGTACTTGTTGTATTTATTTACGTCATGATAAGGGTCAAGAAATTTTGAATTATTCTCCAACATAAAGCAGCAAATTTTAAGCGAAGTTACTATTAGAGAACGCAATTGGAACGTGCCATAAAAGGCCAGAATACATTGAGTTGAACAACAAGATTTGAAGCAAACAGAGCTCATGCTTACCTACATCTTTATGTGAATCCCAATTAAATGAAGAACCAAGGAAATACTGATTTTCAATATAGATGAAGTGTTGAGCTCCTCGGATTGCATTCACATAAGCGGTTTGTACGCTCATATCAATTAGTACGTTTTTCCCACAAACGAGATTCTGTCAACCAAAGGAAAAGTCTGTGTCAGGTAAATACAAAGAATAACCAAACATAGCATAATTGGGTGAAATTTATATCTTAGTTACCTTGCTGGTTGCTTCTCTTGGATTTTTGGGAAAACCCTTGACAGAATTTGAATCAATTGACCGGAATATCTGCTTCCAAGTTAATACTGTTCAGTGCTGTTTGGTCACATACTTTGTTTATCTGTAGCTGTGAAAACCTTTGAAGGATCTTACCTGAACATCCCATCGCTCTGGATCATTGTCACTTGAATACACTTCATCGTCAATGCTTGCAATATCAGGTATCCTTCCAATCCATAGCAATGTGTCATTATTTGCCTTTGACAATTTTTTAACCCCGCTGCGCTTGGATGCCTTTAACCAGCGCTCCTCAAAGTTTGTCAAGACATCATATGCCGCTGGGCCATCAATCTTAGAATGCAAATCATGCCATGGTTCTCTTGGCCCTTGGGCATCAAGTACCTGCAAATACAAGATGCGTCAATTACAGGAACTATTTTCATGTGTATAAACCACATACAGTGATACAGGCACATGAACAATAGGACAAAGTAATCTCACCGCAAAGTTTGGGTTATAATAGTCGTCCTTGTGCAATGTCTGGAGAGACCGAAAAAGAGGATGAGTAGGTGTATCATATCGTCCACCGCATAAATCAAGGCCTCCAACAAAAGCAACTATTTTCCTTTTATGGTTGCCGGCATCAGCATCCAGAATCACTGTTTTCTGATGATGTGTAAAAATGGTTCCGGTCTCCTGGTTCAATTTTCAACTGTTAACATCATTACATGGTCCACAAGAACAGCTATTTTGACTAAAAAGATGTTAGCTGGTGACATGTGTCTATATGAAGCAAATTATGGCATTCAGAGGAGACAAAGCTGACTGAAGAAAACAAATTGTAAATAAACAACCTGCTGCTTAACCCAGCTGTGCCTTTTCCCAGCAGAACGCGGGCAGAGCAGTATCTGAACTGAAGAATGCTTGAAAAATCTACGGGTCTCCTCATCCCGTGTGCCCATGTAACCTTCCTATAGACAAAACTCTGACAACAAGTCAAGCTGTATTTGCATGAATATATTATTCACAGGTTTTCAGAGATCAATGTGTCACTCCATCAACCCCAACTACCATTAGACAAAGCAATGAAATTTGGACCAGAAGCCAAATAAGTGGTGTGACCATCAGTTTGATACAAGAAACAAATAGccgaaaattaattttgtgattGCATGTTGCATTGTGCATACCATCTGGATACCAAGGACGTTCCTTGACGTTGGATCGTCCCAGACGAGGAGCAGCACCCTCACCCCCTCCTGCGACTTCCTCTTCAGCAGATCGCCCAGCgagacgccggcgccgccgccggcgccgccgtcccgcACAAGCTGAATGGTGTGGAACACCGACCACCCGGTGATATAGATGAGCCTCCTCGCCTGCGATATCGCGTCGTAGACATCGTGCCAGCACTGGCCTTGCCGGTAGAGCGCGCCATTGCCCAGCCTGATCTCCGGCAGCGAGCCCTCCGGCACATGCGCGTCCTGGTACAGCGTcacccggccgccgcggcgcagcgGGAAGTAGGTGTTGGGGACGCCGGCGAAGTCCGGGCCCGGGGTGACGCCGTGGTGGTACATGGTTAGCCTCGCCACGGGGATGTACTGCACCGACAGCCGCAGCACGGCGCCGGGGGCGCACGGCTTGCCGGCGGCGGGATCGAGGACCGGGTAGACGCCCTCGACGTGCTCCCCGGCCTCGAGCTGCTCGGCGgggacgacgacctcgccgaTGAGCTCGGCGCCGAAGACGTCGCTGTCCTTGACGAGGAAGTGGACGGCGGGCGCCTCGTGCGCGACGGGGACGAGGAAGTGCTGCGCCCACACGGGGTTCTCGTCGTCGTTGACGACGTAGGTGCGCGCGACGGTGGCGGACGCGAGCTGCACAGTGACGTAGGGGTCGCTGGTCATGGCGCCGTTggccgccttcttcttcttcttcgtcccgAGGATGTCGACGACGGTCTTGGAGACGATGTCCATGTTTGGGAGGTTCCGCGCCTCGTGGATCCATATGTCAAGGCTGCCGTGGAGCATCGCCGaccgccgcgacgccgacgacgagcccCAGACGCCGTGCCCGTGCGGCCACACCACATCCATCCCGCTCCAATTCGACGATTTCGCGTCAACTGTTCGTGCTGTTTTAccttgatcgatcgatgatctCGTTGCATGTGCCTCGTGTACGTCGCatgtcctcctctcctcccggtTGATCGCTGCTTCCCCTGAAATGGAGGGGAGAATGAATGGGCCGTGGGCCCATGGACAAATGCCGTCTGATCTGTATGTACTCTCCAGGGCCCACTTGTCGTATTGCATTGCACCGCGACAAGTTTGTAATGCTGTGCCAGATCAGCCGTACGATCAGGTGTAAGCTCTGAATCGGGACATCACTTGCGCGTGCGCTTGTTGGGCTCAAAAAATGAAACCTGGGGCCCACAATATTGCGCCACGTCAGCGGCTCAGGGTTGGCCCATATAATCACATGGGCCTGACTGCCCCGTGTGCTTGGAAAGGACGCTACTCAAAAAATATCCAACACAAACACAGTGTGTACCCCCTGGACCATATATATCGTCACATTCACCGCTGGCATCCGTGtgcatttgatttgattttcttctcttttggtCCTCTCCCTGACGCCATGGGGGTGCCTTTTTGCAGGTCAGTACGGTCGGTCTGTGAATGCACCGCTGTTGCTGGCTTTGGGCGCCTGCGACTCGATGCGAGCTCATGCCTCAAGTGTGAGGAGATCAACAAGATTCTGGGAGACGCACACGCGCACCAACAGTGTCAGCGTATGTACTCCTCGGCTCCAATGCTCTCAAGTCTTCTCATCAGgctttgatcgatc from Oryza glaberrima chromosome 3, OglaRS2, whole genome shotgun sequence carries:
- the LOC127766176 gene encoding phospholipase D gamma 1, translating into MQYDKWALESTYRSDGICPWAHGPFILPSISGEAAINREERRTCDVHEAHATRSSIDQGKTARTVDAKSSNWSGMDVVWPHGHGVWGSSSASRRSAMLHGSLDIWIHEARNLPNMDIVSKTVVDILGTKKKKKAANGAMTSDPYVTVQLASATVARTYVVNDDENPVWAQHFLVPVAHEAPAVHFLVKDSDVFGAELIGEVVVPAEQLEAGEHVEGVYPVLDPAAGKPCAPGAVLRLSVQYIPVARLTMYHHGVTPGPDFAGVPNTYFPLRRGGRVTLYQDAHVPEGSLPEIRLGNGALYRQGQCWHDVYDAISQARRLIYITGWSVFHTIQLVRDGGAGGGAGVSLGDLLKRKSQEGVRVLLLVWDDPTSRNVLGIQMEGYMGTRDEETRRFFKHSSVQILLCPRSAGKRHSWVKQQETGTIFTHHQKTVILDADAGNHKRKIVAFVGGLDLCGGRYDTPTHPLFRSLQTLHKDDYYNPNFAVLDAQGPREPWHDLHSKIDGPAAYDVLTNFEERWLKASKRSGVKKLSKANNDTLLWIGRIPDIASIDDEVYSSDNDPERWDVQIFRSIDSNSVKGFPKNPREATSKNLVCGKNVLIDMSVQTAYVNAIRGAQHFIYIENQYFLGSSFNWDSHKDVGANNLIPIEIALKIANKIYANERFSAYIVIPMWPEGNPTGAPTQRILYWQKKTMQMMYEVIHKALKEVGLDNTYEPQDYLNFFCLGNREAGGSPSTCSGSSSANNPQDQAKKNRRFMVYVHSKGMIVDDEYVIIGSANINQRSMEGTRDTEIAVGAYQPQYTWANMLSAPRGQIYGYRMSLWAEHIGAVEESFSCPESLECTRQVRHIGEQNWRQFASSEVSEMRGHLVKYPVSVARDGKVKPLPGCAAFPDLGGNICGTFLPIQENLTI